aaaaaattgacttatattgttcAATGTCAACTAGATCGGATCGGATGCAAATTCTAATGGATCCGGTAAAGCATAAATGTACAtggtaataaaatattttcttaaaataagggtgaatcaatcaaataaaatctgATCCGATCCAAATTCAAAACCGGACATTTAAGCCAATACTTCAACGccttattctttatttttcacctttttttttttaaccaaaccGTAAAAGGCAAAAAACAACACGGTTGCGTTTGtcaaccttcttttttttttttttttttttttttaaatcaaacgtAAAAGCAGCGAGAGCGTACGGTTGCTTTTGTCaacctctttttatttttttagtttttttttttatttttttttttttaaaactttgtAAGTTTTGtcatttaataataatatataatatattacttttctcgtttcttcaaaacaaaacgactcgagaagaagaaattgatttttattattggtggtacagccgatcgatttttcatgaacgaggctctgataccattgaaagaaaataaatgcaaaacgattcatgaagatcgataagcatgcacgacaaacactacaaaaacaagttttaggcatacctgaatccatggctgaagaataagaactcctcaatgtcttcttgtatgctcctcgtacaacacgatcaatgttggtctggtctaccctctttcccttttgcttttggtcgttagtttcacttaatgggtcagtgataactatatatataggggtgagggaagggaccaaccctgcaataaaattagggtttcctccccattaaggaaacaataccttaggtccacacatagtaataaatatttcataccattaaggtgtgctaatagaatccaatatcttcatagagatcacttgccaataatattagattctttctgcttactccatctttagtcaacaccactaaaccggttttggaaacaaatctttgactatgctagcccacctaataggaaatcttacagtAAGTTCGCCCAGCTCTCAAGCTCTCAAGCTCTCAAGCTCTCAAGCAGGCTTCTCCTCCTTCGCAACCTCGCCGGAGAAATCGCAGGTGCACCTGAATTTGGGTTCCACTACAATAGCAGTGGTGACCGCCTCATACTCCCTAACAGAAGCATCTACATTTACTCTCATTTTGTTCCCCTTGTAATCTCATCTTGATAACAAATATCAATGGCTGGTGAAGGTGAAACGGTAGTCGTGGACCCGTTTAGGGAAATCTGGAATGGCTTTTTGATGGGCAGATCCAAGAAACCAGCTACCCATCTTCTCATTTTCAGTTAGCTTTTAGGGTTCTAGCTCCTTCCCCTGTTTTATTTACTcgttttctgtttttgttttcataCATCACCTTCCCTTCTTCATTCCATGGACCTACGATTGGAGCCCCAAATTTGAAGCGCTGAAAGTCGCGATTACTCTCATCCCCTTCTTCGTTCCATTTCTCATTCCATGGATTGTGGTGAGAAATGGAAGAACATGTCTCTGAGTTCCACCGGCGGTAGGAATCTGTCAATGAACTCATTATAGTGAGAATAAGGTAAACTGATAACAAGGGAGTGTCCATCGAGGAACCAGCGtgtaaggactggtgggtgcgaGATCTGATTCTGCTTGCACATCTCGGCCCATGAATTGAAGAAATTCCAAAAGGAATTCCCATCACCGACGACATGATTGAAGGAGCATGCGATGAAGATTCCATCCACTAACTCTATCACTTGCACGGCCAGTAATGGCAAGGTGTGGCCAGCGTGGTTTACGGCTTTTACTCGCAGAAAAAATGATCGAAGGATGGGGGAGAACGTGAATTGGTGAGAGGATGTCTGCCATGGTCGCATCTGCAACAGCGTGGACGAATTCCACTTCTGGATTGTTCTTACAATCCAAAGAAGTTGAGTATGAAGATGGGTTTTCTTATTTAGGTGTGACGAGGTGGCCGGTCAGGGGGAAGAAATAGACGAGGGTACGGGGAAGGGAATCCTTAAGCTGGTCAATGATGGTAGTAATGGAAggagggttttaggttttggaaaGAGAAGATCCTTCTGGATGTAGTGTGTTTTGAGCAAAGAGAGCTCCCATGTGTTCAGGTGGAAAGGCTGttttgattcttctgaaacGTACTCTGGTTTTATGGAGCATATTGAGATGTGCCAAACCGACGGATGACTCGCCATTACTGAGTGTATGAGTCGATATAAATTCACTCTCTTCACCTGATACAGGTGATTAGTCATAAACGGCTCAAGGCTTAATTCATATGGGAAGGGTAAGatataaaattatatgtttgaatgatgatgtcatcacttaatagTACTATTTAACTGAAAGAGTATAattgaaagaatcttcaaatTACAGGAGAAGTTATTGTTATATATAAAAGTGCGTGGGAAAACATGATATTAAGCCAAAGGTCAGAGGAGGGGAATGTAATTTCCTCAATATTTTTGATGGATATGTATATTCTTCATGATATTGATACGATAAGGCATGACTTGCAATCTCCTATGGGTGAGCTATTGgcaattattaatttttttctttcttgagacttcttttttttttttttctgaacttTCTTGAGACATTGATTGCATAATATGTTAGAAGTTAAAATCATACTTCATGAAATCGATGGCTTTGTCCAGAAAAATGGAGTGAAGTGTTCtctctaagggtgtcaatcggtcatgAACCAAGTATTCGGTCTGATtccggtttcgatttcaatGATTGTTTGTGTGATCCAGATCcaaaaccagaaccagaaccagaccAAGTCCCATCTCGGTTCTAAAAATTGGTACTTGTACCCAACCTATCCGGTTCCAGTCCGGTTTTGATTCTTATTCAGAAACAAGTAATAAATAATGACAAAGGCCCCTAGCTCAACGGCCCATTAAGATTTGTCTCAAACGCCTAATTATCTGCAATGTGACAGATTAGATGAGTCCCAATATTATATCTATAGATAAACAACAATAATTCTCAAGTTCCATTTTAAGAAAAAGCACATATACatcagaaagaaaagaaaacttatACAAAAAACTGCAACACTATTGGAGATTGAAAATCAAACAAGTGCAACGTTGTAGGAGGTGGAAAACCGACCTACTGTAATGTTGTTGAGAAGAAACGACCAAATGGCAGTCGAAAAATggtgagaaaaggaagaagggacACTTTTAGCCACTAAAACTTTGTCTAAGACAAAGAGTCGTTGTAATGCTAATtgtgagaagaggaagaacataATACTTTAAACTTACAGAGTTATGGTTAAGTAGATCATTTAACTCTCGATTCATGAGTCctaagtccaaaaaaaaaaaaaaaaaatggttttataGTTGGAATATAATTGTGACTCTGTAAGAcgatttatcatttaggtgattaatTATATCAGGTTTCCATATAAGTTAtgtcaagtttttagttaaagaggaaaaagtaaCATTAAGTTATTCGGTCCAGTTTTGGTTAAATCTTCCGGTTCTTAGCATAAATCCAGATCCGGATCGAATCGAAatataaatacttatttcagatccatgatttaaccatattataatgagTTGAATTTGGTTCAAGGTATTCGGTCTAGAATTGAATTTGGTTTTCGATTTCGATTccgatttgacacccttagttctCTCCACCAAGCtaatggatgattttaaattcTTTATTGAAGAAAGTTCCTTCCGAGTTACGACACTATACAAGGAAGCTTTCATATGGGAATTTTTCAGTGTTTTTTCTGTTCTATTCTAACCATGTGAGTCCCATGCGAATTAATTCAGGAGCTGTCATTGATGTAAAATGAggaatcttttcttctttttattttatttttaatcattttacaTCCCAACAAATGGAGAGTTGACATTAGTTGACATTTAAAATTCGAATCAccaataggctctatctaaaaaataatcatataaCGTGACATCTCAAGGATGAAAGTCTTTGATATCAATTATCAAAAGGTTATTTGGTTGATCCCCATTGTCCTAACTTAGTTGGTGGCCCTATTATGATTTACCAGGTCAAAGAATCCATAAACTTGATTACAATAATTagaattaaatatttaaattaacTTGAAAATTTAATAAGCATGCATTATATTTATATAATCTATTGTATAACTTGGAAAACAATACAAAATCACCTAAAGTTacaatttcaatccaaatcttTCTATTCGGATCAATCTTTAAAAACGTCATATGATCAGAGCTGATACATAAGGGTTACGCCCACGCTCCCTCTCTTGAAATCAAAGAGGAACTTGCAACATATCCCCTTAAAAAATTTACGAAAGACCTTTTCAGAACAAACCAAATTCTTGTTTGTTTCATCTAATGTGGTCCATGAATCAACTCTGGCTTTACAGAAAAGCAATCTAGGGAAAACGATTGCCATGACCATATAATTATTAAGGTAATAGAATGCTATTGTAAATGTAGGTACACACCAATATGCACAGCCAATGGGTTGGCCTACATACAAGCAGCATCTTTTacatttaatttcagttgtctCTCAATTAAAGGCTATCCCTGTTGTTTACACGTTTCCAATGAGTTGGATAGGGTTCTTTTCTCTTTGGAAAAAACTGAGGAAATCACCTTACAACAATATAACCCAACAAATAAGACTGAACAATCAAAGATGGAAGAAAATGCTAAAAAACTCTTAACTTGATCAACGGAATTTGTATCAAGAGCCAGATTCCACCCACATCAAATGCAATCTAATTCATGTTTTGTAATTGTGATGGAATGTGAGGCAAAACTCTAGTACATTTCTAGAAGGGAGAGAGACACTTCAACCTTAGAATAAAAAGTCTTATGATAACAATTATCAAAAGGtttcaatgaaggaaaaaaaaacaattatcaAAAGGTTAGttgcaaggttttaaaactcggtatCGGTCACAGTTAAAATTGATACGATACGGATCAGTATTGATAAGGATCGATTAAGGATCGGAAATCGTACAATTTTCCTGGATCGGTCATGGCATCGGCTGGGATaggtaataaaaaatatatatataaaaaaaaaaaaagaaggaattaaAAATGGCGTCTTAGATTTCGTTTCGGCTTCCTTTGATTCTAGtatttccatttctgtttcttcaAATCAACCCTTCACATTCCCTCACCTGTTCATCCCAGAAGTTTTCAGGAAACAGAGTTTATGATCAATGAAATGATCTTCCCGAATTGAGTTCTTTCCTTCACTGGACCTATGATTCCTCAAATTCCTCGCTGAAGATAGCGGTCGTGACTGCTCCTGCGAAAACCGGTGGATGGGTTGCATGGGCAATCAATCCTAAAGCACCGGCGATGCTCGGATCTCAGGCGTTTATACTTACGAGGCTGCCGGGAAGATGATGGTGAAGACATTCGATGTGAGTTCTTACAAGATCCCGCCTGCTTTTGAGGTGTCAGATATGGAAGCAGAGAACGCTGATGGGACATTTACAATTTTCCCACCATTGCTTTatcggatcaaaatcctctgtttttcccatccatgtttttccttgttttgttacctgcagaacgcgacatgTGGATAATAAGGAGACCAACgatcaagattgggtgaggattattacatccggtccgttggtcttaaagttgtccacgtgtcgcgttctgcaggtagcaaaacaaggaaaaacagggatgagaaaaacagaggattattttcctgcTTGGCCCCCCTAAAATGACGACGATTAACCAGTTTTGGCAGGTCGGTAGCGCCGTGGCGGATGGGATTCCGGCCTGCCACGCCATGCAAAAGGAGAATTTAAACTCCAAAGGGACCCTTGGTTTGACGATGAAAGCACAGAACAGCTCTTCTACCTCCTCAAGAGAAGAGATCGAGTCAGAGTCTCAGAGATCATCGAGACCTCCATTAATTTGAATAGGTCTCTCTAAAACCTAAATCTTCTTCCGATCGATCCTGGAATTAAATTGAATTTCTCTTTGATCGATCGATCGAGATTCaatctattaggtagttttgcTTCGAAGAAATTctaataattttcaatttttaatctAATTGATTTCCTGAACTCCTTACAAGTGAACATTCATGGCCAGAAGTTGTTGTTCTAGCCTTTCGATCACGATTCCGGTGATCGGATTTCGTGATGGTGGTCTGTTTAATCCACAATTTATTCGTCTTGGAGTTTCTTAGCAGTGAACTTATTGAATGGCAGTCTCGATTCAATTTTGAATCTTTATTCTTTGATTTGTGATTGTTGGATCAGTAACCTAATGATTtcaattttctcatattttgctgggattttgtttctttttgctTGAATCCGGATCATCTCTGTTATAAATTTCCtgggaaaatgaaaaagaacaaTCTTgtgatttattaaaaataaaaaaagttaaaaaaaatattttttaacgCATCGGGTCTGATCGGTATCCGATACCCAGGATGATACCGAAACCTGTCTCAAGGTCTGTCAGATATTAAgatcggtctcagccgatatCAATCCAATATGATGAATCCGATACCTGATTCCATGGTTAGTtggttaaaaaaagaaaaaaaaaacacttcgaCCTTAGAATCAAAAGATTAATGATAACAATTATCAAAAGTTTAGTCGGTTGATAAGACCTTTTCAAGCGGCTAGGATGTCCAACACGTATGCGATGATTGGGAGGATTTCAGACATCGGAGTGGCAATCCAAATTAGAGGGTTTGGGGGTAAGTAGTTGAGTATTTGCAAATCAATGATATAACTATGCTAACATGAGATGGAAATTTCATATTTCTAATgcttaaaattaataaaataaatgacatgaAATATTTTGGTGTTCTATTATTTACTTTGTCAAACGATTACATACTTCGACTAGTGGATCGAAATTTCTTGTGCTTGTTTGTCAcgataaaattttcattctcaaCCGGTCTTTAtgtgggtgaataaataaatgggaaagGGTCCTATGAAACCAAGGCGACATTGTGCCTTCTCACATCTTCATTGttcgggttgaaatcgtctgcaattccaatctcATACAATTTcgtgtaataccaccttcaggcggtgacacgtgtattgataccaatacaatggcccagatttggtacaactaataaaacattaaattagtgaaaagacatttaaatcagatctgggccattgtattggtatcaatacacgtgtcaccgcctgaaggtggtattgcacggaattgtacgagatcgaaattgcagacgatttttttcctcattGTTCACATAGGCGGCATTGTACCTCCTTACATCTTCATTGTTTACATCTACATTGTTCATTCATTTCTTCAAGGAAACAGagaatacaataaaaaataggaTATGAGGAGGTGCAATAAGTATTAGGTTCATCGAGCCTTTTCCCTAAACAAATATAGGGAAATGGTTCCTTGAAAGGAAGGGTGGCTCTTATGCCAATACGGAGGCCAATAGGAGTATGCACAAAAgcttcaacattgatgagatTTTTGCTTTTCATGTGGTGGGGGGTTGTATTTTGTGCCCTTATATTTGGGTGTAAGGATTATATAGTCTTGTATCTGTAACTACAGCTTCATTTTGTTCCTATCgtgtcatttttatttatttccatggTTGAACAGAACTTATCTAAAAGTTGAAATTGAATTTTCAACTACTTCATAAAGCTTAATATTTCTACATGAAAAGATGGGATGAACAGAAATTTTGGAAATTAATAAATGAACATGTGGACAAAATATCCACCAAATTTAGACTCATCCATCCATGGTGTCTAAGTGGAAGTTCTTTGAATCCTCAAGGAAACTTCCTTAGCATAATAAAGAATAAAGTTTTGCCCATATAAAAATCTGTCATATATAGTaattaaaacaaccaaatattgaTTATTAGTCGTAAATAAATACTAAGGAGGGGGATCACCAGATAGGCAGCTTGGGAAGATATCCCTTGTGGGATCCATTGTAGGCATTCTTTGGTAGGACCCGGATCATCTCCAACGACTGATGCTCCAACGAAAGTCTAACGATccagatccaagggttgggatggCTTGGTCACGCATCCCAACACTTGGAGATGTGTGCCCAAACAATCCCAACCCTTGGACGGATCGTTGGATGCTCGTTAGTGTTGGGGACAATCTTTTCCTCTTTTGGCAGGGAGAAATTTAGGAagagaatgcaagaaaaaaaaaaaaaataatcaaggattaaagtatcggtatcggtcgtcatatcggtcgaccaaaattaagatacgtatcgaagaatatcgtatcgtatcggagatacgctaagatacgctaaagatacatacataaatggatataaaacacatttttaaacacttttgcattaaaaatttattaaaaaaagttattgataacatgtactatgcataaacactaaattgagggtatcgcactaagaattcaaggtttgtaattgtcccataaatgtaaaatccttgttcaaaaccttgatttccactttagttagagagaaatatgactggcagcaactttggaacaaaaacacctcaaaaaatcgtgttttttgaaaaaatacccatattggccattatatgaccgtagcgcactgtatcgatacataccgatactcaccgatatgtactgatcgatacataccgatattcactgatatgtactgatactcatcgatatgtatcaatcgatacatacaaatactcaccgatacgtactgatacataccaaaacgtatatttcatcttgattttatatttttcatagagtatcagtacgtatcgatagtgtattggtgcatatcgatatgtatcataggatatatatcgatacgaaaggatttttaaaatttcatgtatcgtatcggtgtgtatcgtatcgatcgactaaatttaagatacgtatcggagggtatcgtatcggtgtcggagatactttaaaccatgacaataataataataatgaaaaaggcTTTCTAAACCTTAGGCCTTACACGCCTTCTCGAATTCtctccataataataataataataaaagatgtAAAGATGACTGACTGAGATTTCCTTTCAATCACTTGAAACGAATCAAATGCAACTTCATcaggttttgatttggttttagttttggttttttatcATTTATCTTATCAGTTTAATTTATTATTGGTTTGATATTTAGGGTATATTAGTTTTGGTCTAATATTTTAAGTACGATTTGATTTCTTATCGATGAATgcattttgttttgcttttggtcTCTCAAAATCTCAACCCAAAAGATATTCAAATAAACTCAGAATGgttttgattcgatttgatttcaatCGGTTTCATTGGTTGtaactaggttttgacacccatacccggcgcaatttaaaaaaaaaagggtaacaaTTTACATCAcataattttctctcttctctctcttccattatTAGGGTTAGAGGGAATAATAGATATGAAATTGCAATTGATGCGTTGCACGTGTATCGTGGCATTCATCTGTTTTGACCAAAGGTTACATTAGGCCGTATCAAACCAACCAATTAACACGTCTAGTGATGGGAAGGAGGGAGGGGGGTAAGTGGATAAGGATTTAAAAAATCGGTGGATTGATTGGGACCACTGTTCCGATTTCCCCTgtttcaaatcaaaatattcCTTCCAAAAATCTCTTGAATCATTGGATTTTAAGATCAAAAGATCGATTCTAAAATTATTGACATCGATCCCAAAGGTTTCCAAGACAAATAACAATTATGAAAAGGTCAGTTGGTTGAAAGAATTTACAAAAACTTCAACCTTGGAACCTAAAGACTTGGGATAATAGTTATTAAAAGTTTAGTCGGTTGATTAGACCTTCTCCAACTGCTAAGATACCCAATACGTATTCAATGATTGAGAGGATTTGGGGTAGGTGCCTATCCATTGGGTTGTATGCTTACATTCTTTCAATTGTTAAATGCCGCGTTAGATAAGTCAACAGCTGGAGAAATCTGAATCCATGCTTATctgttttttcaaattcaaaatttctttcCTTGACAATTAAACATAGcctgaaagaagaagaaacaagtcAAACAACCATGAATTTCTCTGGCAAATGGTGGATTATACAAAAGGAAGAAACATCCATAGGAAAGGAGAAAGATTATattgttaaaaaataataataataataaaaaaaaaaaatgaacaagagaagaaaagggaaatcaATTCATACCACTCCATCctagaaaggaggaagaagcgGCCacgaaataaaaaataaaataaaaaatgaacaagagaagaaaagggcgATCAACTCATACCACTCCATCCTAGAAAGGACGAAGAAGCTGCCACGAAATGCTGTTGTGGAATCCCCTTGATATATTTAGAATCATGGATGCCACGTGTTAGACGTGTGCACCTATAAATATAGGTCAGCTGTGAGGCAAAGGATTCAAAttcttttccatatttttccataacttcttcttctctcatgaCAGCCGAACTTCAGTTGCTCAGATTACTTATTTTGGCATCGATGAGTTCCCTTGAGTTCATGTCCTAATCTCAGTTGCTCTGATCATTGATTTTGGCATCGAAGAGTCTCCCAGAGTCCATGTCCTAACTTCAGTTGCTCAGATCAATCCCTCAGTGTCCACGTCCCGtgatttcttcttattctcttgTTCTCCTGTACGAAGGTCTATGGGATCGAGAGTATCTGTGATCTGACTACAACCCCATTAACCAAACCTAAGCATTAAGTGACAGAAACTCCAATTACATCTCCACGATAAAGACTGAAACTCCATTACATCTCGATAATCTTCTTTGAAACACCTACTGGAACTTCATGGAGGAAGTTATTAATTTGCATCTTAAACATGCACAGGAGACCTGCGAGTTGTACGATGTGTTTCTTAGTTTCAGGGGTGAAGATACTCGCAATAACATCGCTGGTTTAGTTTACAGAGATCTGAaaagagaaggaatcaaggTATATATGGATAGCCCAAGCCTGGAGGGTGGAGAAGAGATCAAACCGGCGCTCGATGAAGCCATCCGACGATCCAAAATCTCGATCCCTATCTTCTCTGAAGGCTATGCGGAGAGCAAATGGTGTCTCAGGGAACTCGAAGAGATTGTTAAATGCCATAGATCCAACggtcaaaaaattcttcccATTTTCTACGGTGTTGAACCAACGGATGTTAGCCATCAGACCAGCAGAAGATATGCTAGAGCGTTTCATAGATACAGCGAGAAAAATGAGGTCCAGACCATTCAAAATTGGAAGCAATCATTGAATTTCGTGGGAGGAATTGCGGGATATGACCTTAAGCAAGTAAATGGGTAATTCTAAATCCCTGAAACTTCTTTAATTTGAACtgtcaaaatatatatatatatatatatatatatttttttttttttgccctttcgttaaatattttcttttcctttggaaGGAGATTTACCCGTTGCCTGTTTATCATGCATGGTTTTTTACTGGCCAAACTAATAGGTAGCATGGAGAAAAATGGTCTATTTAATTAAATTCTCGTAAGTGCATTGGTGTTTGGTTTGCATCAATTTCCTTGTCTTCCAAGAAGTGTAGCTgtggctaggggtgtcaaccggtcgggttgatttggtttcgatcagacttaatcaggcttgaagactttcgTGTCTGCCTATTTAACTAAtcaggcttagttattgagagcatggtacactttatattcggtcggtcgacctcgggctataatcgggttaccttaatcaggctttagtcgggccttaatggggctacggacatgtttaatgttaaacggatTTTAACTGGTTTTTAAACaagccctctttaaaatgtgccttatattccggcccactcatgcaaacccaaaaaggacaataaatcaataaatgataccaaatataaccattatttaaaatgtgaacatggcattactttttagtttttaatctttaatttggaggggggtaaaataggtattctacaatcattaaatgGTTGAGCCAGGCtagtctcggtcgggcgcccgacggtccaagtagcaaaatcgagatcaaccgtttataaacgggccgggctcaagaccgaccgtttataaacgggccagactcaagcccgacacgtttgaTAAATGGTCtaggccgggccggtctataaacgatcGATTCCGATCGGTTTAGTAGGGTCAGgtcacgaattgacacccctagttgtgGCCCCTCGGTGGATCTGTACTTGACCCCTATGTAGGTCCACTATGTAATATTAGCCcttaaacttgaaaaaaaaaatatatatatatatagataattttttatttttcatttatgaaaaaCTTGTGGGAAAAAGAAGCGCACCCTCATATAATATGATGTGGATTGTCGGGTCTACATTGATACCCTCTTTGCTGTGTTACGACTTCTAACCGCATATGGGTCTCATGTGAATGATATTATTCTGTATACTATCATGCCTGATTCGTATACGGATTACTCAACTCATTGGCATTATGGGAAATCCTTTCTTAAAACTTATATTGTTGGTATTTTGCATTAGATTTTAATCTCTTCATGTctcattaatattttttttcttttgattttgaaataaTTGCAGGAATGAATCAGAATTAGTTCAATTAATTGTTGAttgggttttgaaggagttgagAACGAATCGCTTGGGTGATGCTAAAAATCCTATTCTTTTGGGTGATGATATAAATCCTATTGGCTTGGGTGATGCTAAAAATCCTATAATCTTGTGAGGGCAAGATTGTAGACCCGAGGCAGGTCcatctaaccttttttttttttgttgaagtaACAAATTAATATTGCAGAGGAGAGGCAATCAGGTTTTTGTAAGAGATTAGAATTTTGCAAAAACAATGTAGGTGCAATCCATATCGACACTACGTTTCTTTCAGTTTGAAAGCAAGCAACTTGAAAATTGCATTACGAGCTCAGGCAGTTGCTACAATGAAAGACACATCA
Above is a window of Macadamia integrifolia cultivar HAES 741 unplaced genomic scaffold, SCU_Mint_v3 scaffold2107, whole genome shotgun sequence DNA encoding:
- the LOC122065730 gene encoding disease resistance protein L6-like, which translates into the protein MEEVINLHLKHAQETCELYDVFLSFRGEDTRNNIAGLVYRDLKREGIKVYMDSPSLEGGEEIKPALDEAIRRSKISIPIFSEGYAESKWCLRELEEIVKCHRSNGQKILPIFYGVEPTDVSHQTSRRYARAFHRYSEKNEVQTIQNWKQSLNFVGGIAGYDLKQVNGNESELVQLIVDWVLKELRTNRLGDAKNPILLGDDINPIGLGDAKNPIIL